In Oryza sativa Japonica Group chromosome 11, ASM3414082v1, the following are encoded in one genomic region:
- the LOC9266319 gene encoding uncharacterized protein, with protein MERPSNRDWSDCDPTFSAEANAAIRALRDTGAGADARARRLAARLVERYPGSPLAHTILAEGHRVRGRLEGARSSLERAAALAPGCPRTAFMLAAVLTRMGLFDEAMEVCDRSLLVPQPTDPARHLPYRRKRIVPKDAEHRIAYTRQGIRRLRLGAEKCRRTAVPLPPESALPAPDWPPESAEANLQVARDLWRGMSEEEQQAFLKVSFQDMKSYCRSGGELEMISLLSDAEHDQFVKLSASSSCWTCPLCGFKIILDEERFMVHMENFHIEHEEYKKLRSSLPKRIPDNEMELLKSWRWEPMPIDGDDLAERTEILSKLKKLVSQLIDMEAVSLCLLYIMHKFIMRRVRPVTPLVVSMCACCGIRQLSSAHLKELYEFLQKLTPILADYVHQKAQNGEQESQQDSLAVTTWLKETGTLSFDYGKIVSRNTDGSSNPDEIVDGLFHESLLEDPLVSWGGVWQRCLDLGPDILNKISEALNKLKVNCSSCEELKQKLGDVYFLPDAIFETDIDVKPYFDDGIGSVQVEMLLIDAEVDYQKKMLLEACKVDYLAAILPIAKACLRAKMNNNLRPPNGLELQAPLNIILRSLWHIRRFHDTLQKIPSKCTDVKDGNSQIGKTLCKIFDSWDNEKAGKPCDPCDSTRFADFTNSLVYKKDGQRKTAIDIVKFIFRRLHSSQTPLHFEFKGETLDHQTPVEPSFLGCICLVHDLFGLHIYENKFNCVNEVYTEYQYTTFLHSIDLGAVGKTKVESFSELLKARKSRIESCGHMVSQYSLECPPRLFMTVFEWKEDKVGHINMHEVLMSLAVELDISHFYGDLHSGSKYTLVSAVCCNDQGQYFCFARGNNIWLIYDNNRRPMYAESWEASIQQYSQANLCPEIIFFERVEDPELGTHRDQTAP; from the exons ATGGAGCGGCCGAGCAACCGGGACTGGTCGGACTGCGACCCGACGTTCTCCGCGGAGGCCAACGCGGCGATCCGCGCGCTGCGGGacacgggcgcgggcgcggacgcgcgcgcgcgccggctcGCGGCGAGGCTCGTCGAGAGGTACCCCGGCTCGCCGCTCGCCCACACCATCCTCGCGGAGGGGCACCGCGTGCGGGGGCGCCTGGAGGGGGCGAGGTCGAGCctcgagcgcgcggcggcgctcgcgccGGGGTGCCCGCGCACCGCCTTCatgctcgccgccgtgctcacGCGGATGGGCCTGTTCGACGAGGCGATGGAGGTGTGCGACCGCAGCCTCCTCGTGCCGCAGCCCACCGACCCGGCGCGCCACCTCCCCTACCGGAGGAAACGCATCGTCCCCAAGGACGCGGAGCATAGGATCGCTTATACCCGACAAGGGATCCGTCGGCTGCGTCTCGGGGCCGAGAAGTGCAGGCGAACCGCGGTTCCACTTCCACCGGAGTCCGCGTTGCCCGCGCCGGACTGGCCGCCGGAAAGCGCCGAGGCCAACCTCCAGGTGGCTCGCGATCTCTGGCGCGGCATgagcgaggaggagcagcaagCCTTCCTGAAGGTGAGCTTTCAAGATATGAAGTCGTACTGCCGCTCAGGAGGGGAGCTAGAGATGATAAGTTTGCTCTCGGATGCCGAGCACGACCAGTTCGTCAAGTTATCTGCGTCGTCTTCGTGTTGGACTTGCCCTTTGTGCGGGTTCAAAATTATCCTTGATGAAGAGCGCTTCATGGTGCACATGGAGAACTTTCACATTGAGCATGAGGAGTACAAAAAATTGCGGTCATCATTACCTAAAAGAATCCCTGACAATGAGATGGAGCTTCTCAAATCATGGAGATGGGAACCGATGCCAATCGATGGAGATGATTTGGCAGAGAGGACAGAGATCTTGAGCAAGCTTAAGAAACTTGTTTCTCAGCTCATTGATATGGAGGCCGTCTCTCTGTGCCTTCTGTATATCATGCACAAGTTCATAATGAGGCGGGTCAGGCCGGTGACACCATTGGTAGTATCCATGTGCGCGTGCTGTGGGATCAGACAGTTGAGTTCTGCGCACCTCAAGGAACTGTATGAATTTCTCCAGAAGCTTACACCTATCCTTGCAGATTATGTACATCAGAAGGCTCAGAATGGTGAACAAGAGAGCCAGCAGGATTCGCTTGCTGTGACTACCTGGTTGAAAGAGACAGGCACCTTGTCTTTTGATTATGGGAAGATTGTGTCAAGAAACACTGATGGTTCTAGCAACCCAGATGAAATTGTTGATGGTCTATTCCACGAATCTTTGCTTGAGGATCCCTTGGTATCATGGGGTGGTGTGTGGCAAAGATGTCTTGATCTTGGACCTGATATCCTTAACAAGATAAGTGAAGCATTGAATAAACTGAAGGTTAACTGCAGCTCATGTGAAGAACTAAAACAAAAACTCGGAGATGTTTATTTCCTTCCTGACGCAATCTTTGAGACTGATATTGACGTCAAGCCTTATTTTGATGATGGG ATTGGCTCTGTACAAGTTGAAATGCTATTAATTGATGCTGAGGTAGATTACCAGAAGAAAATGCTTTTGGAAGCCTGTAAAGTGGATTATCTTGCAGCCATTTTACCTATTGCAAAGGCTTGCCTTCGG GCCAAAATGAATAATAACCTTCGTCCACCAAATGGTCTTGAACTACAAGCACCTTTGAATATTATTCTCCGG TCTTTGTGGCACATAAGGCGATTCCATGATACTCTCCAGAAGATACCATCTAAATGCACTGATGTTAAAGATGGAAACTCTCAAATTGGGAAGACATTGTGTAAAATCTTTGATTCTTGGGATAATGAGAAAGCGGGCAAACCATGTGACCCGTGTGATTCAACAAGATTTGCAGATTTTACAAATTCTCTGGTTTATAAAAAG GATGGACAAAGGAAAACTGCAATTGACATTGTGAAATTTATCTTTCGGAGGCTGCACTCATCACAAACTCCTTTGCATTTTGAGTTTAAGGGTGAAACTTTGGACCATCAAACACCAGTCGAGCCATCCTTCCTGGGTTGTATATGCCTAGTGCATGATCTTTTTGGGTTGCACATTTATGAAAATAAATTCAACTGTGTGAATGAGGTGTACACCGAATATCAGTATACTACATTCCTCCACAGCATTGATTTGGGTGCTGTTGGAAAAACTAAG GTGGAATCTTTCAGTGAACTCTTGAAAGCTCGGAAGTCCAGGATTGAAAGTTGTGGGCATATGGTTTCCCAGTACTCTCTTGAATGTCCACCACGTTTGTTCATGACCG TTTTTGAATGGAAGGAAGACAAGGTGGGCCACATtaacatgcatgaagtattgaTGAGCCTAGCTGTAGAGTTGGACATTAGTCATTTCTATGGAGATCTGCATTCAGGAAGCAAGTATACTCTGGTTTCTGCG GTCTGCTGTAATGATCAGGGGCAATACTTTTGCTTTGCTCGCGGCAACAACATATGGCTCATATATGACAACAACAGAAGACCCATG TATGCTGAATCCTGGGAAGCATCAATCCAGCAGTACAGTCAGGCCAACCTCTGTCCTGAAATCATCTTCTTTGAGCGTGTCGAGGATCCAGAATTGGGCACCCACCGCGACCAGACTGCGCCTTGA
- the LOC9267933 gene encoding uncharacterized protein isoform X1 — MSEEERQAFLTVSFQDMKSHFLSRSGTSRWQTRRALSGAEELVNGCGSFSYRLCPFCFVIFVDATEFMSHIDSFHIAGCKKELRSSMPERVTGCEMELLKSWRWEPMPSDGDDLAERALILSKLKSIVSWLIDKDAVSLSLLYIMYKFIMSRVRPVKPSVISMCGSCGIGQLSSAHLKELLDLLKWLPHTHTDYKQENQKDSLGLATWMEESGTLFFDYRKNASRKTDDSSQPDEFFDWLFCESLLEDRCESWLGMREKCVNLGPAIFKKITEELDKLKLKCSSCEELKQKGGVYFLPKAILESDIDIEPYFYDGIGSVQTEMLLIDAEVDYQKKRLLEACKVDYLAAILPIAKSYLWAKLNNNPPEKVLPLPPPNGLQLQAPLNVILRSLWHIRRFHDTLQKIPRECRDVTVGDFQIEKELLEIFDSWDLVKDGKPCEPSGSTRFADFTSSLIKKSGKMTASKIVKSLFQRLHSSHTPLHFEFRGETSELQTPTEPSLVGCICLVHDLFGLHLYENKFNCLNMVHTKFAYSIELGAGGETKFKSFSELLVARESRNGSVGQKVAQYSLLCPPRLFMTVFDWEDINGSYNNMHEVLISLATELDISHIYRGLHSGCMYTLVSAVCCDDQRQYRCFAREKNRWIIYDGSTAEPAGSWQESIERYRQSKLRPEILFFERVE; from the exons ATgagcgaggaggagcggcaaGCCTTCCTCACGGTGAGTTTTCAAGATATGAAGTCGCATTTCCTTTCAAGATCAGGAACGTCGCGGTGGCAGACGAGACGTGCGCTCTCAGGTGCTGAGGAGCTCGTCAACGGGTGTGGGTCGTTTTCGTATCGGCTTTGCCCTTTCTGCTTCGTCATCTTTGTGGATGCTACGGAGTTCATGTCGCACATCGACAGCTTCCACATTGCGGGTTGCAAGAAAGAATTGCGGTCATCAATGCCTGAAAGAGTAACTGGCTGTGAGATGGAGCTTCTCAAATCATGGAGATGGGAGCCGATGCCAAGCGATGGAGATGATTTGGCAGAGAGGGCATTGATCTTGAGCAAGCTTAAGAGCATTGTTTCTTGGCTCATTGATAAGGATGCCGTTTCTCTCAGCCTTCTGTACATCATGTACAAGTTCATCATGAGCCGGGTCAGGCCAGTAAAACCTTCTGTGATATCCATGTGCGGCTCCTGCGGGATTGGACAGTTGAGTTCTGCGCACCTCAAGGAACTGCTTGATTTGCTTAAGTGGCTTCCACATACCCATACAGACTATAAACAAGAGAACCAGAAGGATTCGCTTGGTTTGGCTACATGGATGGAAGAGTCAGGCACCTTGTTTTTTGATTATCGGAAGAATGCTTCAAGAAAAACTGATGATTCTAGCCAGCCAGATGAATTTTTTGACTGGCTATTCTGCGAATCTTTGCTTGAGGATCGCTGTGAATCATGGCTTGGCATGCGGGAAAAATGTGTTAATCTTGGACCTGCCATCTTTAAAAAGATAACTGAAGAATTGGATAAACTGAAGCTGAAATGCAGCTCATGTGAAGAACTAAAACAAAAAGGAGGTGTATATTTCCTTCCTAAGGCCATCCTTGAGAGTGATATTGACATCGAGCCTTATTTTTATGATGGG ATTGGCTCTGTACAGACTGAAATGCTATTAATTGATGCTGAGGTGGATTACCAGAAGAAAAGGCTTTTGGAAGCCTGTAAAGTGGATTATCTTGCAGCCATTTTACCTATTGCAAAGTCTTACCTTTGG GCCAAATTGAATAATAACCCCCCTGAGAAGGTTTTACCTCTTCCTCCACCAAATGGTCTTCAACTACAAGCTCCTTTGAATGTGATTCTCCGG TCTTTGTGGCACATAAGGCGATTCCATGATACTCTCCAGAAGATTCCACGTGAATGTCGTGATGTTACAGTTGGAGACTTTCAAATTGAGAAGGAATTGCTTGAAATCTTTGATTCTTGGGATCTTGTGAAAGACGGCAAACCATGTGAACCAAGTGGTTCGACGAGATTTGCAGATTTTACAAGTTCTCTGATAAAAAAG AGTGGAAAAATGACTGCATCCAAAATTGTGAAAAGCCTTTTTCAGAGGCTGCACTCGTCACATACTCCTTTGCATTTTGAGTTCAGGGGTGAAACTTCGGAACTGCAAACACCAACCGAGCCAAGTTTAGTGGGTTGTATATGCCTAGTGCATGATCTCTTTGGGTTACACCTTTATGAAAATAAATTCAACTGTCTGAATATGGTGCACACCAAATTTGCGTACTCTATTGAATTGGGCGCTGGAGGAGAAACTAAG TTCAAGTCTTTCAGCGAACTCTTGGTAGCTAGAGAGTCCAGGAATGGAAGTGTTGGGCAGAAGGTTGCCCAGTACTCTCTTTTATGTCCACCACGTTTGTTCATGACCG TTTTTGATTGGGAGGATATCAATGGGAGCTACAAtaacatgcatgaagtattgaTCAGCTTAGCAACAGAGTTGGACATTAGTCATATCTACAGAGGTCTGCATTCAGGATGCATGTATACTCTGGTTTCTGCG
- the LOC9267933 gene encoding uncharacterized protein isoform X3: protein MSEEERQAFLTVSFQDMKSHFLSRSGTSRWQTRRALSGAEELVNGCGSFSYRLCPFCFVIFVDATEFMSHIDSFHIAGCKKELRSSMPERVTGCEMELLKSWRWEPMPSDGDDLAERALILSKLKSIVSWLIDKDAVSLSLLYIMYKFIMSRVRPVKPSVISMCGSCGIGQLSSAHLKELLDLLKWLPHTHTDYKQENQKDSLGLATWMEESGTLFFDYRKNASRKTDDSSQPDEFFDWLFCESLLEDRCESWLGMREKCVNLGPAIFKKITEELDKLKLKCSSCEELKQKGGVYFLPKAILESDIDIEPYFYDGIGSVQTEMLLIDAEVDYQKKRLLEACKVDYLAAILPIAKSYLWAKLNNNPPEKVLPLPPPNGLQLQAPLNVILRSLWHIRRFHDTLQKIPRECRDVTVGDFQIEKELLEIFDSWDLVKDGKPCEPSGSTRFADFTSSLIKKSGKMTASKIVKSLFQRLHSSHTPLHFEFRGETSELQTPTEPSLVGCICLVHDLFGLHLYENKFNCLNMVHTKFAYSIELGAGGETKFKSFSELLVARESRNGSVGQKVAQYSLLCPPRLFMTVFDWEDINGSYNNMHEVLISLATELDISHIYRGLHSGCMYTLVSAF, encoded by the exons ATgagcgaggaggagcggcaaGCCTTCCTCACGGTGAGTTTTCAAGATATGAAGTCGCATTTCCTTTCAAGATCAGGAACGTCGCGGTGGCAGACGAGACGTGCGCTCTCAGGTGCTGAGGAGCTCGTCAACGGGTGTGGGTCGTTTTCGTATCGGCTTTGCCCTTTCTGCTTCGTCATCTTTGTGGATGCTACGGAGTTCATGTCGCACATCGACAGCTTCCACATTGCGGGTTGCAAGAAAGAATTGCGGTCATCAATGCCTGAAAGAGTAACTGGCTGTGAGATGGAGCTTCTCAAATCATGGAGATGGGAGCCGATGCCAAGCGATGGAGATGATTTGGCAGAGAGGGCATTGATCTTGAGCAAGCTTAAGAGCATTGTTTCTTGGCTCATTGATAAGGATGCCGTTTCTCTCAGCCTTCTGTACATCATGTACAAGTTCATCATGAGCCGGGTCAGGCCAGTAAAACCTTCTGTGATATCCATGTGCGGCTCCTGCGGGATTGGACAGTTGAGTTCTGCGCACCTCAAGGAACTGCTTGATTTGCTTAAGTGGCTTCCACATACCCATACAGACTATAAACAAGAGAACCAGAAGGATTCGCTTGGTTTGGCTACATGGATGGAAGAGTCAGGCACCTTGTTTTTTGATTATCGGAAGAATGCTTCAAGAAAAACTGATGATTCTAGCCAGCCAGATGAATTTTTTGACTGGCTATTCTGCGAATCTTTGCTTGAGGATCGCTGTGAATCATGGCTTGGCATGCGGGAAAAATGTGTTAATCTTGGACCTGCCATCTTTAAAAAGATAACTGAAGAATTGGATAAACTGAAGCTGAAATGCAGCTCATGTGAAGAACTAAAACAAAAAGGAGGTGTATATTTCCTTCCTAAGGCCATCCTTGAGAGTGATATTGACATCGAGCCTTATTTTTATGATGGG ATTGGCTCTGTACAGACTGAAATGCTATTAATTGATGCTGAGGTGGATTACCAGAAGAAAAGGCTTTTGGAAGCCTGTAAAGTGGATTATCTTGCAGCCATTTTACCTATTGCAAAGTCTTACCTTTGG GCCAAATTGAATAATAACCCCCCTGAGAAGGTTTTACCTCTTCCTCCACCAAATGGTCTTCAACTACAAGCTCCTTTGAATGTGATTCTCCGG TCTTTGTGGCACATAAGGCGATTCCATGATACTCTCCAGAAGATTCCACGTGAATGTCGTGATGTTACAGTTGGAGACTTTCAAATTGAGAAGGAATTGCTTGAAATCTTTGATTCTTGGGATCTTGTGAAAGACGGCAAACCATGTGAACCAAGTGGTTCGACGAGATTTGCAGATTTTACAAGTTCTCTGATAAAAAAG AGTGGAAAAATGACTGCATCCAAAATTGTGAAAAGCCTTTTTCAGAGGCTGCACTCGTCACATACTCCTTTGCATTTTGAGTTCAGGGGTGAAACTTCGGAACTGCAAACACCAACCGAGCCAAGTTTAGTGGGTTGTATATGCCTAGTGCATGATCTCTTTGGGTTACACCTTTATGAAAATAAATTCAACTGTCTGAATATGGTGCACACCAAATTTGCGTACTCTATTGAATTGGGCGCTGGAGGAGAAACTAAG TTCAAGTCTTTCAGCGAACTCTTGGTAGCTAGAGAGTCCAGGAATGGAAGTGTTGGGCAGAAGGTTGCCCAGTACTCTCTTTTATGTCCACCACGTTTGTTCATGACCG TTTTTGATTGGGAGGATATCAATGGGAGCTACAAtaacatgcatgaagtattgaTCAGCTTAGCAACAGAGTTGGACATTAGTCATATCTACAGAGGTCTGCATTCAGGATGCATGTATACTCTGGTTTCTGCG TTTTAG
- the LOC9267933 gene encoding uncharacterized protein isoform X2 has translation MSEEERQAFLTVSFQDMKSHFLSRSGTSRWQTRRALSGAEELVNGCGSFSYRLCPFCFVIFVDATEFMSHIDSFHIAGCKKELRSSMPERVTGCEMELLKSWRWEPMPSDGDDLAERALILSKLKSIVSWLIDKDAVSLSLLYIMYKFIMSRVRPVKPSVISMCGSCGIGQLSSAHLKELLDLLKWLPHTHTDYKQENQKDSLGLATWMEESGTLFFDYRKNASRKTDDSSQPDEFFDWLFCESLLEDRCESWLGMREKCVNLGPAIFKKITEELDKLKLKCSSCEELKQKGGVYFLPKAILESDIDIEPYFYDGIGSVQTEMLLIDAEVDYQKKRLLEACKVDYLAAILPIAKSYLWAKLNNNPPEKVLPLPPPNGLQLQAPLNVILRSLWHIRRFHDTLQKIPRECRDVTVGDFQIEKELLEIFDSWDLVKDGKPCEPSGSTRFADFTSSLIKKSGKMTASKIVKSLFQRLHSSHTPLHFEFRGETSELQTPTEPSLVGCICLVHDLFGLHLYENKFNCLNMVHTKFAYSIELGAGGETKFKSFSELLVARESRNGSVGQKVAQYSLLCPPRLFMTVFDWEDINGSYNNMHEVLISLATELDISHIYRGLHSGCMYTLVSACALN, from the exons ATgagcgaggaggagcggcaaGCCTTCCTCACGGTGAGTTTTCAAGATATGAAGTCGCATTTCCTTTCAAGATCAGGAACGTCGCGGTGGCAGACGAGACGTGCGCTCTCAGGTGCTGAGGAGCTCGTCAACGGGTGTGGGTCGTTTTCGTATCGGCTTTGCCCTTTCTGCTTCGTCATCTTTGTGGATGCTACGGAGTTCATGTCGCACATCGACAGCTTCCACATTGCGGGTTGCAAGAAAGAATTGCGGTCATCAATGCCTGAAAGAGTAACTGGCTGTGAGATGGAGCTTCTCAAATCATGGAGATGGGAGCCGATGCCAAGCGATGGAGATGATTTGGCAGAGAGGGCATTGATCTTGAGCAAGCTTAAGAGCATTGTTTCTTGGCTCATTGATAAGGATGCCGTTTCTCTCAGCCTTCTGTACATCATGTACAAGTTCATCATGAGCCGGGTCAGGCCAGTAAAACCTTCTGTGATATCCATGTGCGGCTCCTGCGGGATTGGACAGTTGAGTTCTGCGCACCTCAAGGAACTGCTTGATTTGCTTAAGTGGCTTCCACATACCCATACAGACTATAAACAAGAGAACCAGAAGGATTCGCTTGGTTTGGCTACATGGATGGAAGAGTCAGGCACCTTGTTTTTTGATTATCGGAAGAATGCTTCAAGAAAAACTGATGATTCTAGCCAGCCAGATGAATTTTTTGACTGGCTATTCTGCGAATCTTTGCTTGAGGATCGCTGTGAATCATGGCTTGGCATGCGGGAAAAATGTGTTAATCTTGGACCTGCCATCTTTAAAAAGATAACTGAAGAATTGGATAAACTGAAGCTGAAATGCAGCTCATGTGAAGAACTAAAACAAAAAGGAGGTGTATATTTCCTTCCTAAGGCCATCCTTGAGAGTGATATTGACATCGAGCCTTATTTTTATGATGGG ATTGGCTCTGTACAGACTGAAATGCTATTAATTGATGCTGAGGTGGATTACCAGAAGAAAAGGCTTTTGGAAGCCTGTAAAGTGGATTATCTTGCAGCCATTTTACCTATTGCAAAGTCTTACCTTTGG GCCAAATTGAATAATAACCCCCCTGAGAAGGTTTTACCTCTTCCTCCACCAAATGGTCTTCAACTACAAGCTCCTTTGAATGTGATTCTCCGG TCTTTGTGGCACATAAGGCGATTCCATGATACTCTCCAGAAGATTCCACGTGAATGTCGTGATGTTACAGTTGGAGACTTTCAAATTGAGAAGGAATTGCTTGAAATCTTTGATTCTTGGGATCTTGTGAAAGACGGCAAACCATGTGAACCAAGTGGTTCGACGAGATTTGCAGATTTTACAAGTTCTCTGATAAAAAAG AGTGGAAAAATGACTGCATCCAAAATTGTGAAAAGCCTTTTTCAGAGGCTGCACTCGTCACATACTCCTTTGCATTTTGAGTTCAGGGGTGAAACTTCGGAACTGCAAACACCAACCGAGCCAAGTTTAGTGGGTTGTATATGCCTAGTGCATGATCTCTTTGGGTTACACCTTTATGAAAATAAATTCAACTGTCTGAATATGGTGCACACCAAATTTGCGTACTCTATTGAATTGGGCGCTGGAGGAGAAACTAAG TTCAAGTCTTTCAGCGAACTCTTGGTAGCTAGAGAGTCCAGGAATGGAAGTGTTGGGCAGAAGGTTGCCCAGTACTCTCTTTTATGTCCACCACGTTTGTTCATGACCG TTTTTGATTGGGAGGATATCAATGGGAGCTACAAtaacatgcatgaagtattgaTCAGCTTAGCAACAGAGTTGGACATTAGTCATATCTACAGAGGTCTGCATTCAGGATGCATGTATACTCTGGTTTCTGCG TGTGCTCTCAACTGA